TCAATATTTAAAATGAGTTTTTTATCCAATTTCATATAAAATTGCGAAATTTTAAAATTTAATAACTGAAAAGAGCTGATTTTGATACCTGAAAATAGAAGAGAAAACATCACAAATAAGAGAGATAACGAGAGTAACAATACAAAAATTCTAATCTTTTTTAACACTTTATATCTATCCCTTATTTTTTGTATTGCTGTGCTTTACTATCTAAACTTACCAGTTGTTACAAATAAAATAATCTTTATTCCAAAAGGTAGTACGAGCAGTATTGTAACACACTTAAACAAAAATGGCTATGAAATGAATATAATAGATGAGATTATTTTAAAATCTGGGGGCTTCATTCAAAGTGGTTGGATTGATGTTGAACAAACAAGACTTACAAAAATGGATTTTTTAATAAAACTTCTTACTTCAAAAGCTGCTTTAAAAACAATTACACTAATTCCAGGTGAAACTTCATACTTTTTTTTAAAAAAAATTGCAGAAGAATTTAATTTAGATGAAAATAAACTTCAAAAAATCTATGATGAGCATGCATATAAATTAGATGGAAATATATTAGCAGATAGCTACTCTTTGCCTGTTGGAATGAGCGAAGAGTATATTTTATTTTATCTATTTTCTCAAACAAATAAAAAATATGAAGAGTTCTCAAAAAAAATATTTGGTAAATATGATAAAGAAAAATGGTTTAGATACATATCTTTAGCTTCAGTTATACAAAAAGAGGCAGCAACAACAAACGAAATGCCTATTATTGCAAGTGTTGTTCACAATAGATTAAAGAAAAATATGGCACTTCAAATGGATGGAACATTAAACTATGGAAAATATTCAAATAGTGTTGTGACAGCTGATAGAATTAGAAATGATGAAACTTCATATAATACTTACAAAAACAAAGGTTTACCAAAAGATCCAGTTTGTGCAGTTAGTTTAGATGCAATAAAAGCTGCAATTTTCCCTGTAAAAAGTAATTACCTATATTTTGTAAGAGATAACAAAACAGGTCTTCATAAGTTTTCAAATGATTATGAAACACATCAAGCAAATATTAATGGGAATATTGGAGTAGCCAAAACTTATACAAAAGTTAATGATAAACCAAACGATATAGATAATGAAGCTATTGATATAATGAAAAATGATATTTCAAATCAAAAAGCACCTTCAATAAAAGATTTGTTTAATAGTGTAAATTAAGATGTGAATATTTGAAACAATCAGATATTCACACACAAAAATATAACTAAATTCAATATCTTTAAATATAAATCTAGTTACAATCTCGCCATATCAAATTTAAAATTTAGGATGAAAAATGGCACAAATTATTTACACAAAAGTTGATGAGGCACCAGCACTTGCTACATACTCATTTTTACCAATTGTACAGGCTTTCACAAAAAGTTCTGGTATACAAATGGTTCAAAAAGATATTTCACTAGCTGGAAGAATTATTGCAGCTTTCCCTGAAAACTTAAAACCAGAGCAAAAAATTGGTGATGCTTTAGCTGAGCTTGGTGATATGACTCAAAATCCAGATGCAAATATTATTAAACTACCAAATATCTCTGCATCAATCCCTCAATTAAAAGCAGCTATTGCTGAACTTCAATCAAAAGGTTATAACATTCCAGATTATGACTCAAGTGAAGAAGTAAATGCAAAATATTCTAAAATCTTAGGAAGTGCTGTAAATCCAGTATTAAGAGAAGGAAACTCAGATAGAAGAGCTCCAAGTGCTGTTAAAAACTATGCAAAAAATAATCCACACAAAATGGGTGTTTGGACAAAAGATTCTAAAACTGATGTTGCTCATATGGATTCAAATGATTTCTATGGTTCAGAAGTTTCAACTATATTAGAAAAAGAGGATAACTTTAAAATTTCTTTTGTTGGAAAAGATGGAAAAGAGACTGTTTTAAAAGCATCTTTACCACTTGAAAAAGGAGAAGTTGTTGATGCAACTAAACTTTCTGCAAAATCTTTACAAGAGTTCTATCAAAAAGGAATTGATGAAGCTAAAAAAAGAGATGTTTTATTATCACTTCACTTAAAAGCTACAATGATGAAAGTTTCTGATCCAATTATGTTTGGATTTGCTGTAAAAGTATATTTCAAAGATTTAATTGCAAAACATAGCGCAACTTTTGAAAAAATTGGAGTAAATTTTAACAACGGTTTAGGTGATTTATACTCAAAACTTGACCAAGTTGATGATGCAACTAGAGCTCAAATTTTAGCTGATATTGATGCTGTATATGCATCTCAACCAAGACTTGCTATGGTAAACTCTGCAAAAGGTATAACAAATTTACATGTTCCATCTGATGTTATTATTGATGCATCTATGCCTGCTATGATTAGAGGTGGTGGAAAAATGTGGAATAAAGAGGATAAAGAAGAAGATACTCTAGCTATGATTCCGGATAGATGTTATGCTACAACTTACCAAATTATAATTGATGATTGTAAAAAAAATGGAGCACTTGATCCAAAAACTATGGGTTCAGTACCAAATGTTGGATTAATGGCTAAAAAAGCTGAAGAGTATGGAAGTCACGATAAAACTTTCCAAGCAAAAGCTGATGGTAAAATAGTTGTAACAAATAAGGCTGGTGAGACTGTATTTAGTTTTGATGTTGATAATGGTGATATCTTTAGAATGTGCCAAACTAAAGATGAACCAATTAAAGACTGGGTAAAACTAGCAGTTAATAGAGCAAGATTATCAAATACTCCAGCGGTATTCTGGTTAGACAAAAATAGAGGTCATGATGCTAAAATGATTGAAAAAGTTGAAAAATACTTAAAAGATTATGATTTAACTGGTCTTGAAATATCTATTAAATCTCCTGATGATGCTATGCAATATTCACTTGACAGAATGAGAAAAGGTCTTGATACAATTTCTGTAACTGGAAATGTATTTAGAGATTACAATACAGATCTATTCCCAATTTTAGAGCTTGGAACAAGTGCAAAAATGTTATCAATTGTTCCACTTATGAATGGTGGAGGACTGTTTGAAACAGGTGCTGGAGGATCTGCTCCTAAACATGTTCAACAACTTCAAGAAGAGAACTATTTAAGATGGGATAGTTTAGGTGAATTTATGGCTCTTGCTGCTTCGTTTGATCATTTAGCAAATACTCAAAATAATAAAAAAGCAGCTGTTTTAGCAAAAACATTAGATGCAGCAACAGGAACTTTCCTAATCAACGATAAATCACCAGCTAGAAAAGTTGGAAGCATTGATAATAGAGGAAGTCATTTCTATCTTGCAATGTACTGGGCAGATGAGTTAGCAAAACAGAATGATGATGCTGAATTAAAAGCTGAATTTACTCCAATTGCAAAAGCAATGAATGAAAATGAAGCTCAAATTGTAAAAGAGCTTACTGAAGTTCAAGGAAAACCAGCAAATACAGGTGGTTACTACCTATTTGATGATGAATTAACTTCAAAAGTTATGAGACCTTCTGCAACTTTAAACAAAATTATTGGATAACTACTAAAAAGAGGATTTCCTCTTTTTAGTCTAAATTTAAAATCTTTCTTATGAAAACTCTTAATTTGCTCTTCAAATTTAAAAAGGCTCGATGTGAATAAAAAAACTGTTGGAATTATTGGTGTTGGAAATGTTGGTTCAAACTTAGCTTTTTGCCTAGCTACAAGCAATCTTTGTAAATCTATTTTACTAAAAGATATTAGAGAAGAATTTACACAAGCTATGGCTTTAGATATATCTCAAGCAGCAAAATCTAAAAATAGCGCTACAAAAGTTAAAGCTTGTATAAATAATAGTGATTTTAAAAACTGTGATATTGTAGTAATCACAGCTGGAATTGCAAGAAAACCAAATATGAGTAGAGAAGATTTAATATTTACAAATAAAAAAATATTAGAATCTATTTTTGATGAAGTGTTAGAAAACAATAAAAATGCTATTTTTATTATAGTTTCAAATCCTTTAGATGCAATGGTTTATGTAGCATTAAATAAGTCAAAGTTACCTAGAAATAAAGTTTTTGGTATGGCTGGTGTTTTAGATAGTGCAAGATTTAAACACTACATAGAAGAAAAATTAGATTTTGATTACACCAATATAGAAGCTATGGTTATAGGAGCACATTCAAATACAATGGTTCCTTTGATAAATCATGCAAAAGTTGATGGTAAAAAAGTCGTTGATATATTAAATTCTGAAGATATTGAAGATATTTTAGAAAATACTAAAAATGGTGGAGCTAGAATTGTTGATTTATTAAAAACAGGTTCAGCTTATTTTGCACCTGCTTACTCTTGTTTTCTTATTTGTAGGGCTATAATAGAAGATACTAAAGAGACTTTTCCAGCATCTGTTGTCCTTTTTGATGAATATGGTTATAATAATATTACTCTTGGAGTACCAACTATAATAGGTAAAAATGGTATTGAAGAGGTTATAGAGCTTGATTTGAGTGATGATGAAAAAGAAAATTTAAAATTATCTGCTCAAACTGTTGTAAGCAGTATTAATATTTTAAAGGATAATAAATGAAACAAACATTTGAAGTACATAATGTAAAATGTGGTGGTTGTGCAAATACTTTAACAAAATCTTTGAAAGATGATTTTGGTAGTGTTGAAGTTGATTTATCTGTAAATCCAAGAAAAATAACATTAGATATTGAAGATAATAAAATTGAAGAGTTAAAACTTAAATTAAGAAGTTTAGGATATCCACTAACAAACGATGAGTTAAGTGGTTTTGAAAAGGCAACTACAACTGCAAAAAGTTTTGTATCTTGTGCAATCGGTAAAATTGATGTTGCATTAAATAAATAAAAAAATTGACTAAAATCAATATATTTTAATCTTAGATTTCATATAATATTTTTATCTTATTTAAAAGGGAAATTAAATGAAAAAAATAGTTTTAGCAACAACAATATTAGCGGCAACTTTTGCATTTGCAAATCCTTATGCAAAATGTGTAGCATGTCATGGTGCAAATGGTGAAAAAGTGGCTTTAGGTAAATCTAAAATAATAAAAGATATGACAAAAGAAGATTTTGTAGCATCTTTAAAAGGTTATCAAGATGGAACTTATGGTGGTGCTCAAAAAGCTCTAATGGTTGGTCAAGTTAAAGGTATGGATGAAGCAACTATGAAACAGATTGCTGATTTAATAATTAAGTAATCTTTTTAATAAAGTAGCTAAAATATTTAGCTACTTTATACTCTTTTTTATATTCTCTAAGATTTTTATAAGCTCATTTTTCTCATTTATAAGTTCACTTATCAAAATATCTTTTTTATCTTTAAAATTATTTATATTTTTTTGTTCTAAAATTTTTCCCAAATATATTTTAAACTTTGATTCATCTTCTAAATAATCAATACCTAAGCATTCTGCAATAATTTGTGGTTTATCATTACCTAATGTATTAGATAAAACTATTTTGTCTATCTTTTTTAGGCTATAAAAAATATTATTATCTACAATTTTTGGCTCTAAAAACTCTTTTTTCCAATAATTAGTAGCTTCTTTTTCAATAGTCGTTATATTTTTTAATATAATATCTTCAAATAAAACTTTATTTATAGATAATTTAAGCATTTATTCTTCCTAGAATCAAAGTGAAATGAATTTCAATTATAAAATGATACAATCCCATAAAAAATTTAAGGGACAAATATGTTAAAAACTTTTAAATATTTTACTACTATTTTAGCAATATCTTTTTTACTTACAGCTTGTAGTCAAAAAGTAGTTGTAGAAAAACCAACAATTTTAGAAGTAAAACAAGATAAAATTGTAGAACTATCAAAACAAGCAAATGATAAATCATTCAATCAAGAAGAACAAACAGATGAATATTTCTCTAAATATTTTAGACCTTGGAAACAATCAAAATTATCTTATAGTGAAATTGAGGCAAAATGGGGCTTTTCATATAAAAATAAAAAAGTATATTTAGAAAATCACAATCAAGCAACAAAAGAGTGGTTTGATAAAAAAATAGATAATGCAAATTTTGAAAACTACAATAAAGATATTAAAAAAGCAATTACGCTAAAAAATACAAATGTAAGAGTATTGCCAACAAACTCACCAATGTTTTATAACCCTAGTTTACCAGGAGAAGGTTTTCCATTTGATTACAACCAAAATTCACTACTAAAAATAAATACTCCTTTGATAGTTTCTCACTTCTCAAAAGATAGAGCTTGGGCATTTGTTGAGTCACACTTTGTTGGTGGTTGGGTAGAGATAAATAACATTGCATTTGTAGATGATGATTTTATAAAAGATTTTACTACAAATGATTATTTTATAGCAACTAAAGAAAAATTTGCTATTTATGACCCTATTTTTAGAGAGTATGTGAAAGTTGGTACAATTTTTCCTAAAAAAGATAATAATTTTATAGTTGCAAAAGAAGATGATAATTTAAATGCAAAAATATCATATATTCAAATAGAAGAAGAGTTCATTGAAAAAATGCCATTATCTTATAATCACGAAAACCGTGCTAGAATTTTAAAGGAGTTTATGAATGAGCCTTACGGTTGGGCAGGACTTTTAAACAATAGAGATTGTTCTAGTTTTACTCAAGACTATTTTAGTGTATTTGGAAAATATCTTCATAGAAACTCAAAAGCACAAACAACAAATGGAAAATATTTTGATATTTCACAACTAAATCTTGATGAAAAAAAAGAGTTTATAAGAAAAAATGGTATCCCTTTTTCTACTTTAGTATATTTAAAAGGACATATCATGTTGTATATAGGTATTGAAAACAACGAACCTTTGGTTGTTCATAATGTTTGGAGTGTTAAATTAAAAGACAAAGAGGACAAAGAGTTTAGATATATAATAGGGAAAACAGCTATTACAACTCTAGAACCTGCAAAAGAGCAGGAAGGTTTTACACAAGATAGCAATATACTAAAAAAAGTTTTAGGAATAACTATTTTATAAACTATTTATTTTCTTCAAGTCTAATTAAAGGATTGAATAAAAGAGAATCTAAAACCTGATTCTTAAACTTCATATCCTCTAATTGTTTGCTTAAAAATGTATTTTCTTCATTTAGAGATATATAATGAGAATAGAGTCTATTTATATCTTTGCTTGTATAATAAATATTATTGCTAACATAAATTTTTGGGATGTACATAAAGAGTGCTAAAAATAGCATAATAATAACAAATCTTAATGAATTTTTTTCATTTAATTTAAACAAATCTAAATACCCTCAACTTTGCACTTCTACTTCTTGGATTTTGTTTTATCTCAAAATTTGTTGCAATTATAGGCTTTTTAGTAATAATTTTACCTAAAGCATGATTTTTCCCACATTCACATCTAAAAGCATCCTTAGGACAAATACAATTTTCGCTCCATTTTTTGAAATAGTTTTTTACAACTCTATCTTCTAAAGAGTGAAAAGAGATTATTGCAACTATACAATCTTTTAGTTTTGCCTCTTCCATAGATTTAAATAATCTATCCAAAACACCTAACTCATCATTTACTTCAATTCTAATTGCTTGAAAAATCAAAGTAGCTGGATGAATTTTTCCTTTTGGAAGTTTATTATAAAAAAACTCTGCGAGCTCTTTTGCACTATAAAATGGTCTATTTTGAACAATCAAAGATGCAATTTTTTTATATTCTCTAATTTCACCATAATCTTTAAAAATATTTTCAAGTTCTACTTGAGAGTATGAATTTATAACAGTTGAAGCATCTAAACTCTGATTTTGATTCATTCTCATATCTAGATTTTCTGAATTAAAACTAAAACCTCTATCTAATTTATCAAGTTGCAAAGAAGATACTCCAATATCAGCCAAAACACCTCTTATTGGATAATTTTCAAATTTTTTAATAATATTTTCAAAATTTCCTTTGTTAAATTCGACTCTATTTTCAAAATCTTTTAATCTATTTTTACTAAAATTCAATGCCTCATCATCTTGATCATTACAGATTAATTTTACACTACTATTTTGATTTAATAATCCACTACTATGTCCTGCATATCCTGTAGTACAATCAATAATATAACCTTTGTTTATATCTTTAAAACAATCCAAAACTTCATTATATAAAACAGGAATATGTGGTATATTTTGCAAATTTAACCTTTTATTAAAATTGGTATATAATACCGAAAATATATTTAAGGCTTAAAATGTTGAATCAAGATACAGTAAAATTATTATCAGAATTATCTCTATCGATGTTTACAAAAAACTTTTTTGGAATTTTTCAAGGTGCAATCTCAGCCAAACTAGACCATGAACACTTTATGATAAATTCAAAAGATGCTGTTTTTGATAATTTAGA
Above is a genomic segment from Aliarcobacter cryaerophilus containing:
- the mltG gene encoding endolytic transglycosylase MltG; the protein is MLYYLNLPVVTNKIIFIPKGSTSSIVTHLNKNGYEMNIIDEIILKSGGFIQSGWIDVEQTRLTKMDFLIKLLTSKAALKTITLIPGETSYFFLKKIAEEFNLDENKLQKIYDEHAYKLDGNILADSYSLPVGMSEEYILFYLFSQTNKKYEEFSKKIFGKYDKEKWFRYISLASVIQKEAATTNEMPIIASVVHNRLKKNMALQMDGTLNYGKYSNSVVTADRIRNDETSYNTYKNKGLPKDPVCAVSLDAIKAAIFPVKSNYLYFVRDNKTGLHKFSNDYETHQANINGNIGVAKTYTKVNDKPNDIDNEAIDIMKNDISNQKAPSIKDLFNSVN
- a CDS encoding NADP-dependent isocitrate dehydrogenase: MAQIIYTKVDEAPALATYSFLPIVQAFTKSSGIQMVQKDISLAGRIIAAFPENLKPEQKIGDALAELGDMTQNPDANIIKLPNISASIPQLKAAIAELQSKGYNIPDYDSSEEVNAKYSKILGSAVNPVLREGNSDRRAPSAVKNYAKNNPHKMGVWTKDSKTDVAHMDSNDFYGSEVSTILEKEDNFKISFVGKDGKETVLKASLPLEKGEVVDATKLSAKSLQEFYQKGIDEAKKRDVLLSLHLKATMMKVSDPIMFGFAVKVYFKDLIAKHSATFEKIGVNFNNGLGDLYSKLDQVDDATRAQILADIDAVYASQPRLAMVNSAKGITNLHVPSDVIIDASMPAMIRGGGKMWNKEDKEEDTLAMIPDRCYATTYQIIIDDCKKNGALDPKTMGSVPNVGLMAKKAEEYGSHDKTFQAKADGKIVVTNKAGETVFSFDVDNGDIFRMCQTKDEPIKDWVKLAVNRARLSNTPAVFWLDKNRGHDAKMIEKVEKYLKDYDLTGLEISIKSPDDAMQYSLDRMRKGLDTISVTGNVFRDYNTDLFPILELGTSAKMLSIVPLMNGGGLFETGAGGSAPKHVQQLQEENYLRWDSLGEFMALAASFDHLANTQNNKKAAVLAKTLDAATGTFLINDKSPARKVGSIDNRGSHFYLAMYWADELAKQNDDAELKAEFTPIAKAMNENEAQIVKELTEVQGKPANTGGYYLFDDELTSKVMRPSATLNKIIG
- a CDS encoding malate dehydrogenase, with protein sequence MNKKTVGIIGVGNVGSNLAFCLATSNLCKSILLKDIREEFTQAMALDISQAAKSKNSATKVKACINNSDFKNCDIVVITAGIARKPNMSREDLIFTNKKILESIFDEVLENNKNAIFIIVSNPLDAMVYVALNKSKLPRNKVFGMAGVLDSARFKHYIEEKLDFDYTNIEAMVIGAHSNTMVPLINHAKVDGKKVVDILNSEDIEDILENTKNGGARIVDLLKTGSAYFAPAYSCFLICRAIIEDTKETFPASVVLFDEYGYNNITLGVPTIIGKNGIEEVIELDLSDDEKENLKLSAQTVVSSINILKDNK
- a CDS encoding heavy-metal-associated domain-containing protein, producing MKQTFEVHNVKCGGCANTLTKSLKDDFGSVEVDLSVNPRKITLDIEDNKIEELKLKLRSLGYPLTNDELSGFEKATTTAKSFVSCAIGKIDVALNK
- a CDS encoding c-type cytochrome; the encoded protein is MKKIVLATTILAATFAFANPYAKCVACHGANGEKVALGKSKIIKDMTKEDFVASLKGYQDGTYGGAQKALMVGQVKGMDEATMKQIADLIIK
- a CDS encoding SH3 domain-containing protein — protein: MLKTFKYFTTILAISFLLTACSQKVVVEKPTILEVKQDKIVELSKQANDKSFNQEEQTDEYFSKYFRPWKQSKLSYSEIEAKWGFSYKNKKVYLENHNQATKEWFDKKIDNANFENYNKDIKKAITLKNTNVRVLPTNSPMFYNPSLPGEGFPFDYNQNSLLKINTPLIVSHFSKDRAWAFVESHFVGGWVEINNIAFVDDDFIKDFTTNDYFIATKEKFAIYDPIFREYVKVGTIFPKKDNNFIVAKEDDNLNAKISYIQIEEEFIEKMPLSYNHENRARILKEFMNEPYGWAGLLNNRDCSSFTQDYFSVFGKYLHRNSKAQTTNGKYFDISQLNLDEKKEFIRKNGIPFSTLVYLKGHIMLYIGIENNEPLVVHNVWSVKLKDKEDKEFRYIIGKTAITTLEPAKEQEGFTQDSNILKKVLGITIL
- the rsmH gene encoding 16S rRNA (cytosine(1402)-N(4))-methyltransferase RsmH, with amino-acid sequence MQNIPHIPVLYNEVLDCFKDINKGYIIDCTTGYAGHSSGLLNQNSSVKLICNDQDDEALNFSKNRLKDFENRVEFNKGNFENIIKKFENYPIRGVLADIGVSSLQLDKLDRGFSFNSENLDMRMNQNQSLDASTVINSYSQVELENIFKDYGEIREYKKIASLIVQNRPFYSAKELAEFFYNKLPKGKIHPATLIFQAIRIEVNDELGVLDRLFKSMEEAKLKDCIVAIISFHSLEDRVVKNYFKKWSENCICPKDAFRCECGKNHALGKIITKKPIIATNFEIKQNPRSRSAKLRVFRFV